The Cellulophaga sp. L1A9 genome window below encodes:
- a CDS encoding glucoamylase family protein encodes MNYIKYTLLSSLLLVVFSCSKSDSQGPTGVSELPETPVTPEEPVISITDEELLDVTQETTFKYFWDYAHPSSGGAKERYHPNDPDNDANTVTIGGTGFGLMAILVGIERNYVSRADAVNRLTKIVTFLDTADRFHGAWPHWVDGDTGKVKPFSALDDGGDLVETAFLVQGLICVKEYFKDGSEAEQALANKADELWKGVEWNWYTQAEEALFWHWSPANGFAINLALKGYNETLITYVLAAASPDYSISKSVYDGGWATNGTFTSSNSAYGFPLLVNHAGAEQLGGPLFFSHYSFLGLNPNGLADAYVNYGEVSINHSKINYNYAIANPKNYKDYGEDCWGLTASYSRNTDGSLGYAAHAPNNDLGVISPTAAISSIVYTPEESLQALHYFYGKKEELLGTAGFYDAFSPQYNWVAEAYLAIDQGPQIIMIENYRSGLLWQLFMQNDEVKAGLTKLEFTYGN; translated from the coding sequence ATGAATTACATAAAATATACCCTCTTATCTTCTCTTTTATTAGTTGTTTTCTCTTGTTCCAAAAGTGATTCTCAAGGCCCTACGGGGGTATCAGAATTACCGGAAACTCCAGTAACTCCAGAAGAACCTGTTATTTCAATTACAGATGAAGAGTTATTAGATGTTACACAGGAGACTACGTTTAAATATTTTTGGGATTATGCACATCCAAGTTCTGGAGGGGCAAAAGAAAGATACCATCCTAATGATCCGGATAATGATGCAAATACGGTAACTATTGGCGGTACAGGTTTCGGTTTAATGGCAATTTTAGTGGGTATTGAACGAAACTATGTATCAAGAGCAGATGCTGTAAATCGCTTAACTAAAATTGTTACTTTTTTAGATACAGCAGATCGTTTTCACGGTGCTTGGCCGCATTGGGTAGATGGGGATACAGGAAAAGTAAAGCCTTTTAGTGCGCTAGATGACGGTGGAGATTTAGTAGAAACGGCTTTCTTAGTACAAGGACTTATCTGTGTAAAAGAATACTTTAAAGACGGCTCTGAAGCAGAACAAGCATTAGCGAATAAAGCAGACGAACTTTGGAAAGGTGTAGAATGGAACTGGTACACACAAGCAGAAGAGGCCTTGTTTTGGCATTGGAGTCCCGCGAACGGATTTGCTATTAACCTCGCTTTAAAAGGGTATAACGAAACGTTAATTACTTATGTATTAGCCGCAGCCTCTCCTGATTACAGCATATCAAAATCTGTATATGATGGCGGATGGGCTACCAACGGTACGTTTACATCTTCCAACAGTGCTTACGGATTCCCATTATTGGTGAACCACGCTGGGGCAGAACAGTTAGGAGGTCCGCTTTTTTTCTCACACTATTCCTTTTTAGGATTAAACCCAAATGGCCTTGCAGATGCTTATGTCAACTATGGCGAGGTAAGTATAAATCATAGTAAGATTAATTATAATTATGCCATTGCTAATCCTAAGAATTACAAAGACTACGGCGAGGATTGTTGGGGTTTAACGGCAAGCTATTCTAGAAATACAGATGGTAGCTTAGGATATGCAGCTCATGCACCTAATAATGATTTAGGCGTTATTTCTCCTACGGCTGCAATTAGTTCAATAGTGTATACCCCTGAGGAGTCTTTACAAGCATTACATTACTTCTACGGAAAAAAAGAGGAGCTCTTAGGAACTGCTGGTTTTTATGACGCTTTTAGTCCGCAATACAATTGGGTAGCAGAGGCTTATTTAGCTATAGATCAAGGACCACAAATTATCATGATAGAAAATTATAGATCAGGATTGTTATGGCAATTGTTCATGCAAAATGATGAGGTAAAAGCTGGCTTAACAAAATTAGAATTCACCTATGGAAATTAA
- the bglX gene encoding beta-glucosidase BglX, with protein sequence MKLKVLHILTLAAFFAAPSIQAQRTIPEVEALLKKMTIEEKIGQLNLVTPGGGIATGSVVSSNVEEKIKAGQVGGLFGISGPEKIKTAQDFAVKKTRLGIPLFFGSDIIHGYKTTFPIPLGLSSSWDMELMKRTAQIAALEATADGINWNFSPMVDISRDPRWGRISEGAGEDPYLGSQIAKAMVTGYQGEDLMAKNTMLATVKHFALYGAAEAGRDYNSVDMSRLKMYNEYLPPYKAAIDAGVGSVMSSFNDIDGIPASGNKWLLTDLLRDDWKFNGFVVSDYTSVNEMIAHGLGDLQAVSALSLKAGLDMDMVGEGFLTTLKKSLEEGKVTEEEITTACRRILEAKFNLGLFDDPYKYIDKKRPAKDILKDENRALAREAAKKSFVLFKNESKNLPLQKNAKIALIGDLANSKDNMLGTWAPTGDPQLSVSILQGFKNVAPNAIISYAKGANITDDAALATKINVFGERVTIDKRSAEVMLAEAVALAKEADVVVAVVGEATEFTGESSSRTDISIPQSQKKLIRALAATGKPLVLVLMSGRPLVLEEELALPASILQVWFPGVEAGNAIADVVFGDYNPSGKLTATWPRNVGQIPIYHSIKNTGRPQPTAEFEKFKSNYLDAPNTPLLPFGYGLSYTEFEYSNLKVNTSQIRQNEPLTVTVSVKNTGDFDGEEVVQLYLRDVVRSITQPVKQLKGFKKVMLKKGETKQVTLTLTPEDLKFYNSYLEFVAEPGDFEIYVGTNSDATLTATFSLN encoded by the coding sequence ATGAAATTAAAAGTCTTACATATTTTAACACTAGCCGCATTTTTTGCAGCTCCTTCAATACAGGCACAGCGTACAATTCCCGAAGTAGAAGCATTATTAAAAAAGATGACTATTGAGGAGAAAATTGGGCAGTTAAATTTAGTTACTCCAGGTGGCGGTATTGCTACAGGTTCTGTGGTAAGTTCTAATGTAGAGGAAAAAATTAAAGCCGGTCAGGTTGGAGGCTTATTCGGAATTTCCGGACCGGAGAAAATTAAGACAGCGCAAGATTTTGCCGTAAAAAAAACACGTTTAGGAATCCCTCTTTTTTTTGGATCTGATATTATTCACGGCTATAAAACCACCTTTCCGATTCCTTTAGGATTATCGTCTTCTTGGGATATGGAATTAATGAAAAGAACAGCACAGATCGCGGCATTAGAAGCTACTGCCGACGGAATTAATTGGAATTTTTCTCCAATGGTTGATATTTCTCGTGATCCTCGTTGGGGAAGAATTTCTGAAGGCGCTGGGGAAGATCCTTATTTGGGTTCTCAGATTGCCAAAGCAATGGTGACGGGGTATCAAGGTGAAGACCTTATGGCCAAGAATACCATGTTGGCAACTGTAAAACATTTTGCCCTTTATGGAGCTGCAGAAGCAGGTAGAGATTACAATTCTGTAGATATGAGCCGACTTAAAATGTATAATGAGTACCTACCGCCATACAAAGCAGCTATAGATGCTGGTGTGGGTAGTGTTATGAGTTCTTTTAATGATATTGACGGTATTCCTGCCTCTGGAAATAAATGGTTGTTAACAGATTTACTGAGAGATGATTGGAAGTTTAACGGTTTTGTGGTTTCAGATTATACTTCTGTCAATGAAATGATAGCTCATGGTTTAGGAGATTTACAAGCCGTATCTGCTTTATCATTAAAAGCTGGTTTAGATATGGATATGGTGGGCGAAGGTTTTTTAACCACCTTAAAAAAATCGCTGGAAGAAGGAAAAGTTACAGAGGAGGAAATTACCACTGCTTGCCGTAGAATATTAGAGGCAAAATTTAATTTAGGACTATTTGATGATCCTTATAAATACATAGATAAAAAACGACCTGCTAAAGATATTCTGAAAGATGAAAATAGAGCTTTAGCAAGAGAGGCTGCAAAAAAATCATTCGTATTATTTAAAAACGAATCTAAAAATTTACCCCTTCAAAAAAATGCCAAAATTGCTTTAATAGGCGATTTGGCAAATAGTAAAGACAATATGTTAGGTACATGGGCCCCTACTGGAGATCCGCAACTCTCTGTTTCTATTCTTCAAGGCTTTAAAAATGTAGCTCCTAATGCAATAATTTCTTATGCCAAGGGAGCCAATATTACGGATGACGCTGCACTTGCCACGAAAATTAATGTATTTGGAGAACGCGTAACTATAGATAAACGCAGTGCGGAGGTTATGCTTGCTGAAGCGGTAGCTTTAGCAAAAGAAGCAGATGTGGTGGTAGCTGTAGTAGGGGAGGCTACTGAGTTTACAGGAGAATCTTCTAGTAGAACAGACATCTCTATACCTCAAAGTCAGAAAAAATTAATACGAGCTTTAGCAGCAACAGGCAAACCTTTGGTGCTTGTTTTAATGAGTGGTAGGCCTTTGGTTTTAGAAGAAGAGCTTGCTTTACCAGCTAGTATTCTTCAAGTGTGGTTTCCTGGAGTAGAAGCAGGGAACGCCATTGCAGATGTGGTGTTCGGAGATTACAATCCGTCTGGTAAATTAACTGCTACATGGCCTAGAAATGTGGGTCAGATTCCTATCTATCACAGTATAAAGAACACAGGTAGACCGCAACCAACGGCCGAATTTGAAAAGTTTAAATCTAATTACTTAGATGCTCCAAATACTCCTTTATTACCTTTTGGTTACGGATTAAGTTATACCGAATTTGAGTATAGTAATTTAAAGGTAAATACTTCTCAAATACGCCAAAATGAACCCTTAACAGTTACGGTAAGTGTTAAAAACACCGGCGATTTTGATGGGGAAGAAGTGGTGCAGCTATACCTTAGAGATGTGGTAAGAAGCATTACGCAACCGGTAAAACAGTTGAAAGGGTTCAAAAAAGTAATGCTTAAAAAAGGAGAAACCAAACAGGTAACCCTCACATTAACTCCAGAAGATTTAAAATTTTATAATTCTTATTTAGAATTTGTAGCGGAGCCTGGAGATTTTGAGATCTATGTGGGCACTAATTCTGATGCTACTTTAACTGCTACGTTTAGCTTGAACTAA
- a CDS encoding prolyl oligopeptidase family serine peptidase, with protein sequence MEIKKLAYAVLFLFVAFYAQAQEENYQKESFIQDSDTLKYRIMYPKDFIDTNQYPIVFFLHGAGERGADNETQLTHGSALFASEESLENFPAIVVFPQCPKEDYWSNAKVNRKSKPVSLKFKYHRKPTQAMHMVMQLVDELVGKPFVKEDQIYVMGLSMGGMGTYEILHRKPETFAAAIAICGGGDEKGSEEFAKKVPLWIFHGAKDDVVDPKLSLEMASKIIAYGGHPNVTIYSDANHNSWDSAFAEPELLPWLFAQKK encoded by the coding sequence ATGGAAATTAAAAAATTAGCTTACGCGGTACTCTTTCTTTTTGTTGCATTTTATGCACAAGCACAAGAGGAAAACTATCAAAAAGAAAGTTTTATTCAAGATTCAGATACGCTAAAGTATCGCATTATGTATCCCAAAGATTTCATAGATACCAATCAATACCCCATCGTATTTTTTTTACATGGAGCAGGAGAGCGTGGTGCAGATAATGAAACGCAATTAACCCATGGTAGCGCTTTGTTTGCTAGTGAAGAAAGTTTAGAAAACTTCCCTGCGATTGTTGTCTTTCCACAATGCCCAAAAGAAGATTATTGGTCAAATGCTAAGGTGAATAGAAAATCAAAACCTGTTTCTTTAAAGTTTAAATACCATAGAAAACCAACACAGGCAATGCATATGGTAATGCAATTAGTAGATGAGTTGGTAGGAAAACCTTTTGTAAAAGAAGATCAAATCTATGTCATGGGCTTATCTATGGGCGGAATGGGCACCTATGAAATTTTGCATAGAAAGCCAGAAACGTTTGCAGCAGCAATTGCCATTTGCGGTGGTGGTGATGAGAAAGGTTCTGAAGAATTTGCAAAGAAAGTACCCTTATGGATTTTCCATGGCGCTAAGGATGATGTCGTAGATCCAAAATTATCCCTAGAAATGGCTTCGAAAATCATAGCCTATGGTGGGCATCCAAATGTTACCATTTATAGTGATGCTAATCATAACAGTTGGGATTCAGCATTCGCAGAGCCAGAATTACTCCCTTGGTTATTTGCACAAAAAAAATAA